A single genomic interval of Shewanella halotolerans harbors:
- the menH gene encoding 2-succinyl-6-hydroxy-2,4-cyclohexadiene-1-carboxylate synthase, which produces MLAYRCDGDSQRPVLVLLHGLLGDKDDWQAILPRLSHHFCCIALDLPGHGASPSLEGNPDSSGFQRVVTHILSTLDELKVNRFHLLGYSLGGRIALHLAQHLVKRAPERLLSLHLESCHPGLSNDEERAQRLEQDRRWQQKLLSLPITDFLALWYRQGVFASLSDAQRQRLIQKRAHNSPEALASIYLPTSLGQQANLAQLPSELALPWHYYVGLQDDKFLALASAWQARQGISLTKVPEAGHNVHLAQPEAFCDTLIANLRIQA; this is translated from the coding sequence ATGCTGGCCTACCGATGCGATGGCGACAGCCAAAGACCCGTCTTAGTCTTATTGCATGGACTGCTGGGAGATAAAGATGACTGGCAGGCCATCCTCCCTCGGCTCAGTCACCATTTCTGCTGTATCGCCCTGGATCTGCCCGGTCATGGCGCCAGCCCTTCGCTCGAAGGCAATCCAGACTCGTCAGGCTTTCAGCGGGTCGTGACCCATATCCTCTCGACACTGGACGAGCTAAAGGTAAATCGCTTTCATCTGCTGGGTTACTCACTCGGTGGCCGCATCGCCCTGCATCTCGCCCAACATCTTGTAAAACGGGCGCCCGAGCGTCTGCTCAGCCTACATCTGGAATCTTGTCATCCTGGGCTTAGCAATGACGAAGAAAGAGCCCAGAGGCTGGAGCAGGATAGGCGCTGGCAGCAGAAGTTACTGTCTCTGCCCATCACAGATTTTCTCGCCCTCTGGTACAGGCAGGGGGTGTTTGCCTCCCTTAGCGACGCGCAGCGGCAGAGGCTCATCCAGAAGCGGGCCCATAATAGTCCCGAGGCGCTGGCCAGCATCTACCTGCCCACCTCTCTGGGGCAGCAGGCGAATCTGGCGCAGTTACCCAGTGAGCTGGCGCTCCCCTGGCACTACTATGTCGGCCTGCAGGACGATAAGTTTCTCGCCCTGGCGAGCGCCTGGCAGGCGAGACAGGGGATATCCCTAACCAAGGTGCCGGAAGCCGGACACAACGTGCATCTGGCGCAGCCAGAGGCCTTTTGCGATACCCTTATCGCTAATCTCAGGATACAAGCATGA
- a CDS encoding tetratricopeptide repeat protein, with protein sequence MLSDIELVSQFSHDLGEDYRVAKSYVRDVPTQALLHVRSFTHRLTDKLAASQQLVFDSPNLYDRIELLNRQRVINVRLTRALHRLRSDGNRGAHPEKYHLTAEALEQLAEKAIERLVKLVEDLYPLLCNGPAPEYRFEPFDAFAGRDLCYRAVMENDPQAQYLVGMSLKTRALMQKEQEQALHDEAELELDLQSEANFKQAAHWFALAAPHLPEAKYEHGVSLLHGYAGKADVAAGESAIIAAAKAGVVNAMALLGYFYLVGSEQISIDTQLAYRYLQAAADREQSEAMANLGVLYYQQANYAQAFHYISGAAQAGYPHAQYHLALMLARGEGCEADPLASEQWMAEAAEQGQLDAMLHCAQQMLNNENALGNDFSLAERYLREAVKYGHSVPAMIELSIALADGILGRIDVVGSAALLKMARQRGNEREREVIAPLWESLALQIDKVLSVTQDAEELRALQRARELLSDPA encoded by the coding sequence TTGCTCAGCGATATCGAACTGGTTAGCCAATTTTCGCACGACCTGGGTGAAGACTACCGTGTGGCCAAGAGCTATGTGCGTGACGTGCCGACCCAGGCACTGCTGCACGTGCGGAGCTTCACCCATAGATTGACCGATAAGCTGGCGGCCTCCCAGCAGCTGGTTTTCGACAGCCCCAACCTCTACGACCGAATCGAACTGCTCAACCGTCAGCGGGTGATCAACGTGCGCCTGACCCGCGCCTTGCATAGGCTGCGCAGCGACGGCAACCGTGGGGCCCATCCCGAGAAATATCACCTCACCGCCGAGGCGCTCGAGCAGCTGGCCGAGAAGGCGATCGAACGTCTGGTCAAGCTGGTGGAAGATCTCTATCCGCTGCTCTGCAATGGGCCAGCCCCCGAGTATCGCTTCGAGCCTTTCGATGCCTTCGCCGGGCGGGATCTCTGCTACCGGGCCGTGATGGAAAACGATCCTCAGGCGCAGTATCTGGTGGGCATGTCGCTCAAGACCCGCGCCCTGATGCAGAAGGAGCAAGAGCAAGCTCTGCATGACGAGGCGGAGCTCGAGCTTGATCTTCAGAGTGAGGCCAACTTTAAGCAGGCGGCCCACTGGTTTGCCCTAGCCGCGCCCCATCTACCCGAGGCGAAATATGAACACGGCGTGAGCCTGCTGCACGGCTATGCTGGCAAGGCGGACGTGGCGGCGGGCGAGAGCGCCATCATAGCCGCGGCCAAGGCCGGGGTGGTGAATGCCATGGCCCTGCTGGGCTATTTCTATCTGGTTGGCAGCGAGCAGATCAGCATAGATACTCAGCTAGCCTATCGATACCTGCAGGCGGCGGCGGATCGCGAGCAGTCGGAAGCCATGGCGAACCTAGGTGTACTTTACTACCAGCAGGCCAACTATGCCCAGGCGTTTCACTATATCTCCGGCGCCGCCCAAGCCGGATACCCCCATGCCCAGTATCACCTGGCGCTCATGTTGGCGCGGGGCGAGGGCTGTGAGGCCGATCCCTTGGCCAGCGAGCAGTGGATGGCCGAGGCCGCCGAGCAGGGGCAACTCGATGCCATGCTGCACTGTGCCCAGCAGATGCTTAACAACGAGAATGCCTTGGGCAATGACTTCTCTCTGGCCGAGCGCTACCTGAGGGAGGCAGTGAAATATGGCCACAGCGTGCCGGCCATGATAGAGCTGAGCATCGCCCTGGCCGACGGCATATTGGGACGCATCGACGTGGTGGGCTCGGCGGCGCTGCTGAAGATGGCGCGCCAGCGTGGCAATGAACGCGAACGTGAGGTGATAGCCCCACTGTGGGAGTCGCTGGCCCTGCAGATCGATAAGGTCCTGAGCGTCACCCAAGATGCCGAGGAGCTGAGAGCCCTGCAGCGCGCACGGGAACTGCTGAGCGACCCCGCCTAA
- a CDS encoding Lrp/AsnC family transcriptional regulator, with product MDKFDKAIINALRQDARQSVSSIAETVSLSRSAVSERIKKLEQTGIIRGYQVLLSESQKEGVSAYFEIQHRCPRCADVVHVFQSIPEVITCRGITGDMDLLVYVQANSMRRLHEIREYIDAQTDIIKLKTHVVMSEWIDNRG from the coding sequence TTGGACAAGTTTGATAAGGCCATCATCAACGCCCTGAGACAAGACGCCAGACAGAGTGTTTCCAGCATCGCCGAAACCGTCAGCCTGTCGCGCAGCGCGGTTTCCGAACGGATCAAGAAACTGGAACAGACGGGGATCATCCGCGGTTATCAGGTGCTGCTCAGCGAATCTCAGAAAGAGGGGGTCTCCGCCTACTTCGAGATCCAACACCGCTGTCCCCGCTGCGCCGATGTGGTGCATGTGTTCCAGTCTATCCCCGAGGTGATCACCTGTCGCGGCATCACGGGCGACATGGATCTCCTGGTCTATGTACAGGCCAACTCCATGCGCCGCCTGCACGAGATCCGCGAATATATCGACGCCCAGACCGACATCATCAAGCTCAAGACCCATGTGGTGATGAGCGAATGGATCGACAATCGCGGCTAA
- a CDS encoding DUF2780 domain-containing protein, translated as MKLSTISAVILGSLLLSSPASAGWFDDLTKKEEAPQVATQTQNNDLVGTVMSQLGLNQTQAEGGLGSLLSLAKTTLGGDSFGPIAEAIPGIDGLLSAAPQLDSDSGMSGLLSKAGDLGSSLQGGAQVYDSFEKLGISKELAKPMVDIVKGYLDANAGAGTTDLLMQGLGALL; from the coding sequence ATGAAATTATCCACTATCAGCGCGGTTATCTTAGGCTCATTACTGCTCAGCAGCCCGGCATCGGCTGGCTGGTTTGACGACCTCACCAAGAAAGAAGAGGCACCTCAGGTCGCCACCCAGACTCAAAACAACGATCTCGTTGGCACTGTGATGTCTCAGCTAGGTCTCAACCAGACCCAGGCGGAAGGTGGACTGGGCAGCCTGCTGTCGCTGGCAAAGACAACCCTTGGCGGCGACAGCTTCGGCCCTATCGCCGAGGCGATTCCTGGCATAGATGGCCTGCTATCGGCGGCGCCGCAGCTCGACAGCGACTCTGGCATGTCAGGCCTACTCTCTAAGGCGGGCGATCTCGGCAGCTCGCTACAGGGTGGCGCCCAGGTCTATGATTCCTTTGAGAAGCTGGGCATCTCCAAGGAACTGGCTAAGCCCATGGTCGATATCGTTAAGGGGTATCTCGACGCCAACGCCGGCGCCGGTACCACAGATCTGCTGATGCAGGGGCTGGGCGCCCTGCTCTAA
- the menD gene encoding 2-succinyl-5-enolpyruvyl-6-hydroxy-3-cyclohexene-1-carboxylic-acid synthase encodes MQIEKTAELNLLWGSLILEELARLGVQHVCMAPGSRSTPLTLAAAKQTKLKQHLHFDERGLGFLALGLTKASRAPVAIITTSGTAVANLYPAIVEAWLTQVPLIVLSGDRPPELLGCGANQAIVQPEIFADYAKQVNLPTPDMAIPPQALLTLLDESVANAKGPIHVNCMYREPLYPGSMSADFTHYLSPLGNWQHSAQPYNLFADAQLISAPTPDALARFVHGKGVIIAGTLAPEQQPEQLIELAQKLGWPLLTDAQSQLRQHGAAIGNIDQLLLQPKAKALLQEADTVLVFGGRLLSKRLINYLSEQKWKRYWQVLPRQTRLDPSHSAKQVWISPLAAFAQLPWPRSSEANWALQLIEANEQLATLFQQQIDDAEFGEAQVVRAIAGRGEQQLFIGNSLPVRLYDMYAPITPLAPRVFTNRGASGIDGLLATACGIAAHKASPTTLVIGDLSQLHDLNSLALAAKQQGTLVIVILNNDGGNIFNLLPVPDEKLRSGYYRLAHGLEFGYGAAMFGLPYNRVEDIVSFNEAYDDALTYPGASVIEVCVAQDQASEQIERLAAWIKQS; translated from the coding sequence ATGCAGATTGAAAAAACCGCCGAATTGAACCTTCTTTGGGGCTCGCTAATCCTCGAAGAGCTGGCACGCCTTGGAGTGCAACATGTCTGCATGGCGCCCGGCTCTCGCTCGACCCCACTCACCCTGGCGGCGGCCAAACAGACCAAGCTCAAGCAGCATCTTCATTTCGATGAGCGTGGCCTGGGCTTTCTCGCCCTGGGACTGACCAAGGCCAGCCGCGCCCCGGTCGCCATCATCACCACCTCGGGCACGGCGGTCGCCAACCTCTATCCTGCCATAGTCGAGGCCTGGCTGACCCAGGTACCGCTAATCGTCCTCTCCGGCGATCGCCCGCCAGAGCTGCTGGGCTGCGGCGCCAATCAGGCGATCGTGCAGCCGGAGATTTTTGCCGACTATGCCAAACAGGTCAATCTGCCGACTCCGGATATGGCGATACCGCCCCAGGCGCTGCTCACCCTACTGGATGAGTCGGTCGCCAACGCCAAGGGGCCGATACACGTCAACTGCATGTACCGAGAGCCCCTCTATCCGGGCTCCATGAGCGCCGATTTCACTCACTACCTCAGTCCGCTGGGCAACTGGCAACATAGCGCCCAGCCCTATAACCTGTTTGCCGACGCCCAGCTGATCAGCGCGCCGACGCCAGACGCCCTGGCGCGCTTCGTTCATGGCAAGGGCGTGATTATCGCAGGCACCCTGGCGCCCGAGCAGCAACCCGAACAGCTTATCGAACTGGCGCAAAAGCTCGGCTGGCCACTGCTGACCGACGCCCAGTCTCAGCTGAGACAACATGGCGCGGCAATCGGCAACATAGATCAACTCCTGCTGCAGCCCAAGGCCAAGGCGCTGCTGCAGGAAGCCGACACTGTGCTGGTGTTCGGCGGACGTCTGCTGTCGAAACGCCTGATTAACTATCTTAGCGAGCAGAAATGGAAACGTTACTGGCAGGTGCTGCCGCGTCAGACCCGGCTCGATCCTAGCCATAGCGCCAAGCAGGTGTGGATAAGCCCACTTGCCGCCTTTGCTCAACTGCCCTGGCCGAGATCCTCCGAGGCCAACTGGGCACTGCAACTGATCGAGGCCAACGAGCAGCTGGCAACCCTGTTCCAGCAGCAGATAGACGACGCCGAGTTTGGTGAGGCCCAGGTGGTGCGCGCCATCGCCGGACGCGGTGAGCAGCAGCTGTTTATCGGTAACAGCCTGCCGGTACGCCTCTACGACATGTACGCCCCCATCACCCCCTTAGCGCCTCGCGTCTTTACCAACCGCGGCGCCTCGGGTATCGACGGCCTGCTGGCCACCGCCTGCGGAATAGCGGCCCACAAGGCCAGCCCGACCACGCTTGTCATCGGCGATCTGTCACAGCTGCACGATCTCAACTCATTGGCGTTGGCGGCGAAGCAACAGGGCACTCTGGTGATCGTCATACTCAACAACGACGGCGGCAACATCTTCAACCTGCTGCCCGTGCCCGACGAGAAGCTGCGCAGCGGGTATTATCGTCTGGCCCACGGCCTGGAATTTGGCTATGGCGCGGCCATGTTCGGCCTGCCCTATAATCGCGTCGAGGATATAGTGAGTTTCAACGAGGCATACGACGATGCCCTCACCTACCCGGGTGCCTCTGTCATCGAGGTCTGTGTGGCGCAGGATCAGGCCAGCGAACAGATCGAGCGCCTCGCCGCCTGGATCAAGCAAAGCTGA
- the menC gene encoding o-succinylbenzoate synthase — translation MILSQLSLYRYQIPLDKLLPVGKQRIDNRQGLVLRASAVTEQDESVTNEVEIAPLSGQDVDEQPLKGFSQESLNQVIDQLMPLLDELINQPVDELARLAQETQLPSLAFGLSLLHARLSGRLPAARRGARTIPLIYQAQDESPQALDARIDDLENSTHAVKVKVGQTSMEQEVAMIHRILARRPDLKLRLDANGCFTLEAAIDFLACLPLEAIEYIEEPCENPGDNTALYQALGVGFALDETLSNPGYRFTMMPGLSALIVKPMILGSLANLQTLTQKAHEAGVRVILSASLEASLGINALRDLSEALTPDEVPGLDTLSAFSADLLVSTGKSRCLTLENLICLKQVLREAV, via the coding sequence ATGATACTCAGCCAACTCAGCCTCTATCGCTATCAGATCCCCTTGGACAAGCTGCTGCCGGTGGGCAAGCAGCGTATCGATAACCGTCAGGGGCTGGTCCTCAGAGCCAGCGCGGTAACCGAGCAGGACGAATCTGTCACCAATGAGGTAGAGATAGCCCCCCTGAGCGGCCAGGATGTGGACGAACAGCCCCTCAAAGGCTTTAGCCAGGAGTCGCTGAACCAAGTGATCGACCAACTCATGCCCCTGCTGGATGAGCTGATAAACCAACCGGTCGACGAGCTGGCAAGACTCGCCCAGGAGACACAACTTCCCTCCTTGGCATTTGGCCTTTCGCTGCTTCACGCCAGACTCTCGGGCCGATTGCCCGCCGCCAGACGAGGCGCGCGAACCATCCCCCTCATCTATCAGGCGCAGGATGAATCGCCCCAGGCGCTGGATGCCCGCATAGATGACTTGGAAAACTCGACTCATGCGGTGAAGGTCAAGGTGGGACAGACCTCGATGGAGCAAGAGGTTGCCATGATCCATCGCATCCTGGCCCGTCGCCCCGATCTCAAGCTAAGGCTGGACGCCAACGGCTGCTTCACCCTGGAAGCAGCTATCGATTTCCTCGCCTGTCTGCCATTGGAGGCGATTGAGTATATCGAGGAGCCTTGTGAAAACCCGGGCGACAACACGGCCCTGTATCAGGCCCTGGGAGTAGGATTTGCCTTGGATGAGACCCTGAGTAACCCAGGCTACCGATTTACCATGATGCCGGGGCTTAGCGCCCTCATCGTCAAGCCGATGATCTTAGGCTCGCTGGCGAATCTTCAAACCCTGACTCAGAAGGCCCACGAGGCGGGCGTGCGGGTCATTCTCAGCGCCAGCCTGGAAGCCAGCCTGGGCATCAATGCACTGAGAGATCTCAGCGAGGCCCTGACCCCTGACGAGGTGCCAGGACTGGATACCCTAAGCGCCTTTAGCGCCGATCTGCTGGTATCTACGGGTAAGAGTCGCTGCCTGACGCTGGAAAACCTGATCTGCCTGAAACAGGTCTTGCGGGAGGCGGTTTGA
- a CDS encoding LysR substrate-binding domain-containing protein, giving the protein MNLDNLARIDLNLLVMLQVLLEERSVTRAASRLHLSQSALSKSLNRLRDTLGDPLFIRTAHGLKPTAHAALLGQQLPDMLQGLYLLTQPPSFNPASSRRQFSFAMVESAYETLIPYFIGPLLNNAPNLRLDSYLWTEKSLSSLQKGQIDFGITGRDINPQSDLIIDRLPEGIAHQTLFTDHQVCLVRQGHPMLPAIRNHQWDLDIYLEMSHVQVRCEGNEWWALDYFLAKSGQRRHLSTTVPDFYGAASVCAHSDLIFTVPSSFAAHARKLYALEELPLPFDFHSLAYVLLWHERNDDEPGHKWIRETICKRVAQAVNQPEDALSASGSA; this is encoded by the coding sequence ATGAATCTCGACAACTTGGCGCGTATCGACCTCAATCTACTGGTGATGTTGCAGGTGTTACTGGAGGAGCGCAGCGTAACCCGCGCCGCCAGCCGTCTGCATCTGAGTCAATCTGCCCTGAGCAAGAGCCTCAACCGGCTGCGCGATACCCTGGGAGATCCCCTGTTTATCCGCACCGCCCACGGCCTCAAGCCCACGGCCCACGCCGCCCTGCTTGGCCAGCAGCTGCCTGACATGTTGCAGGGACTCTACCTGCTGACTCAACCGCCTAGCTTCAATCCCGCCAGCAGCAGACGCCAGTTCTCCTTCGCCATGGTGGAGAGTGCCTATGAGACGCTGATCCCCTACTTCATCGGCCCTTTGCTCAACAACGCCCCCAATCTCAGGCTAGACTCCTACCTGTGGACGGAGAAGTCTCTCTCCTCCCTGCAGAAGGGCCAGATAGATTTCGGCATCACGGGCAGAGACATCAACCCACAGTCGGATCTCATCATCGACAGGCTGCCGGAAGGGATCGCTCACCAGACGCTGTTTACCGATCATCAGGTCTGCCTGGTGCGCCAAGGCCACCCCATGCTGCCGGCCATCCGTAATCATCAGTGGGATCTCGACATCTATCTGGAAATGTCCCATGTGCAGGTGCGCTGCGAGGGCAACGAGTGGTGGGCGCTGGACTATTTTCTGGCGAAATCTGGGCAGCGACGTCACCTGAGCACCACAGTGCCCGACTTCTATGGCGCCGCCAGCGTCTGCGCCCATAGCGATCTTATCTTTACAGTTCCCTCGAGCTTCGCCGCCCACGCCCGCAAGCTCTACGCGCTGGAGGAGCTGCCGCTGCCGTTCGACTTCCACTCCCTGGCCTATGTACTGCTATGGCACGAGCGCAACGATGACGAACCCGGGCACAAGTGGATCCGCGAGACCATCTGCAAGCGCGTCGCCCAGGCGGTCAACCAGCCCGAAGATGCGTTATCGGCATCCGGTTCAGCTTAG
- a CDS encoding TerB family tellurite resistance protein produces the protein MIAKLKQFLTAQTHAESPEEKAKHLQLAAACLLLEVVYADQTLDEQEAALLPELLTSALSLSMQEAQALIAEARQVQGNATSLFEFTKEINDQCTLEQKQQLILAMWTLAYADGNLCRYEDQIIRRTAELLYLKHSELIQLRNAAINKTR, from the coding sequence ATGATCGCCAAGCTAAAGCAATTTCTCACCGCCCAGACACATGCGGAGTCTCCCGAAGAGAAGGCCAAACACCTGCAGTTGGCCGCCGCCTGTTTGCTGCTGGAAGTGGTGTATGCCGATCAGACCCTGGATGAGCAGGAAGCCGCGCTGCTGCCAGAGCTGCTCACCTCGGCGCTATCGCTGAGCATGCAGGAGGCTCAGGCGCTAATTGCCGAGGCCAGGCAGGTGCAGGGCAATGCCACCTCGCTGTTTGAGTTCACCAAGGAGATCAACGACCAGTGCACGCTGGAGCAGAAACAGCAGCTGATCCTCGCCATGTGGACCCTGGCCTACGCCGATGGCAACCTATGCCGCTATGAAGATCAGATCATCCGCCGCACCGCCGAACTCCTCTACCTCAAGCACAGCGAACTGATTCAGCTGAGAAACGCCGCAATCAACAAGACGCGCTAG
- a CDS encoding class I SAM-dependent methyltransferase, translated as MNWGLGVKAFNFVVLSLLGGLILSGINSSYAEDVSAIRVAVEHPERLARDKARDGSRHPEAILNFFEVAPGQRVLDLFSGGGYYSELLSRVVGEQGSVLVHNNQAYLPFAKEDLAERHYQERLPNAEVIISEADELQLPAASFDRIFFILGFHDTYYHEPGWPAIDRERLLQQMFTSLKPGGIVAIIDHDAAPESDTDTAHELHRLAKRHVVDAMEAAGFKLQGSLAVLENPEDKLTLSAFDEAVRGKTSRYVLKFVKP; from the coding sequence ATGAACTGGGGGTTAGGTGTGAAGGCTTTTAATTTTGTTGTGTTATCGCTATTGGGAGGCTTGATCTTGAGCGGCATCAATTCTAGTTATGCAGAGGACGTGTCGGCGATACGGGTGGCCGTAGAGCATCCAGAGAGATTGGCCCGTGACAAGGCGCGTGACGGCAGCCGGCATCCCGAGGCCATCTTGAACTTTTTCGAGGTGGCGCCTGGGCAGAGAGTGCTCGATCTCTTCTCTGGTGGTGGTTATTACAGTGAACTCCTGTCTCGTGTGGTGGGCGAACAGGGCAGTGTGCTGGTACATAACAACCAGGCCTATCTGCCCTTTGCCAAGGAAGATCTGGCCGAGCGTCACTATCAAGAACGTCTGCCCAATGCCGAAGTGATTATCAGCGAAGCCGACGAGCTGCAACTGCCCGCGGCGAGCTTTGACCGCATCTTCTTCATTCTGGGCTTTCACGACACCTATTATCACGAACCAGGTTGGCCGGCCATCGACAGGGAAAGGCTATTGCAGCAGATGTTTACCAGCCTGAAACCCGGCGGTATCGTGGCGATTATCGATCACGACGCCGCACCGGAAAGTGACACCGACACGGCCCATGAGCTGCACCGTCTGGCCAAGCGCCATGTGGTAGATGCCATGGAGGCGGCCGGATTTAAACTGCAAGGGAGTCTGGCTGTGCTGGAAAACCCAGAGGATAAGCTGACGCTGTCGGCCTTCGATGAGGCGGTGCGCGGCAAGACCAGCCGTTACGTGCTTAAGTTTGTGAAGCCTTAG
- the yjeH gene encoding L-methionine/branched-chain amino acid transporter: MEHNHGTIGRWQGAGLMATTLLGTGVFILPEMTIATAGSGALLAWILLTLAIIPVTLVFARLAGVFPHAAGPAYFVEKAFGRTAGRTTGLIFLLVVPIGTPAAILMTFQFINALVPLVGWQQLMTELALLLLLLALNLKGIQVSAKLQFALTLAIVSVVVILFGACGAKLGDLELAAPQAGSDMGLVMAAAGIAFWSFLGIEAMTHLANDFKRPDKDMLPAMIIGSILVGLVYVTCTLLLLFVPKGEGLAMVTAFDHLLGGYGAQVIGILGIAGGLSTVNVYTASVARLIWSFSREGVLPRYFDKLNQHRVPVRALVAVLITMATVICLTYLFGQELEHLIAWTNGVFVLIYLVSMLAAARLLSKRYLPLVIMGVAFCLAMAVALGANMLYALLLVSVLAPLLWWQKTHLVRKQTCRVG, encoded by the coding sequence ATGGAACATAATCACGGTACTATTGGTCGCTGGCAAGGTGCCGGTCTGATGGCCACCACTTTGCTTGGTACAGGCGTATTTATCCTGCCGGAGATGACGATTGCTACCGCGGGCAGTGGTGCCCTGCTAGCCTGGATACTACTCACCCTGGCGATTATCCCTGTGACCCTGGTATTTGCACGCCTGGCGGGGGTATTTCCCCATGCCGCCGGTCCTGCATACTTTGTTGAGAAGGCCTTCGGCCGCACCGCCGGACGCACGACGGGACTTATCTTCCTCCTAGTGGTGCCCATAGGCACGCCCGCCGCCATCTTGATGACCTTCCAGTTTATCAATGCCCTGGTGCCCCTGGTGGGTTGGCAGCAGCTGATGACCGAGCTGGCGCTGTTGCTGCTCCTGCTCGCACTTAACCTCAAGGGAATACAGGTGTCGGCCAAGTTGCAGTTTGCCCTGACCCTGGCCATAGTCTCCGTGGTGGTGATCCTGTTCGGCGCCTGTGGTGCCAAGCTTGGCGATCTCGAACTGGCGGCGCCCCAGGCGGGCAGCGATATGGGACTGGTGATGGCGGCGGCCGGTATCGCCTTCTGGAGTTTTCTCGGTATCGAGGCGATGACCCATCTGGCCAACGACTTCAAACGTCCGGATAAAGATATGCTGCCGGCGATGATCATAGGCAGCATCTTGGTGGGCCTGGTCTATGTCACCTGCACCTTACTCCTGCTGTTTGTGCCTAAGGGGGAGGGGCTCGCCATGGTGACCGCCTTCGATCATCTGCTTGGCGGTTATGGTGCTCAGGTGATAGGAATTCTGGGGATCGCTGGCGGGCTCTCTACGGTCAACGTCTATACCGCCAGTGTGGCCAGGTTGATCTGGAGTTTCAGTCGCGAAGGCGTGCTGCCCCGTTATTTCGACAAGCTCAATCAACACAGGGTGCCGGTACGGGCGCTGGTGGCCGTGCTGATCACCATGGCCACGGTTATCTGCCTGACTTACCTGTTCGGCCAGGAGCTGGAACATCTGATCGCCTGGACCAATGGAGTGTTCGTGCTCATCTATCTGGTTTCCATGCTGGCGGCGGCCAGGCTGCTGAGTAAGCGCTATCTGCCTCTGGTGATCATGGGCGTGGCCTTCTGTCTTGCCATGGCAGTGGCGCTGGGCGCTAACATGCTCTACGCCCTGCTGTTGGTGTCTGTGCTTGCCCCGCTACTCTGGTGGCAGAAGACTCACCTGGTGCGTAAGCAGACCTGCCGTGTTGGATAG
- a CDS encoding energy transducer TonB gives MKETALLKRTFIAIVGGVITLSLFAFMAKLIDNERPTQTYAIATPDLNLSFEPKPPEEKQRETIIEPQQEPLQPPRRVEGFEQSETSETGVLPGVIEMPKVVNTTRDSHAVNDTSDALPIIQVSPQYPVSAAQEGKEGYVLLEFDITASGAVENIKVIEANPKRIFNRSAVNALKKWKYKPKMEEGRVMPQTRQQVRLDFKLDQQI, from the coding sequence ATGAAAGAAACTGCACTGTTAAAACGAACCTTTATCGCCATAGTCGGTGGTGTGATCACCCTTTCTCTGTTCGCTTTCATGGCCAAACTCATCGATAACGAACGGCCCACTCAAACATACGCCATTGCAACACCCGACCTAAACCTCTCCTTCGAGCCCAAACCGCCTGAAGAGAAGCAGCGGGAAACCATCATAGAACCTCAACAAGAGCCGCTTCAGCCCCCCAGACGGGTCGAGGGATTCGAGCAGAGTGAAACCAGCGAAACAGGAGTACTACCGGGTGTCATCGAGATGCCTAAGGTCGTCAATACCACCCGAGACTCACATGCGGTAAACGACACGAGCGATGCTCTGCCCATCATTCAGGTATCGCCTCAGTATCCCGTATCGGCTGCCCAGGAGGGCAAGGAGGGCTATGTGCTGCTGGAATTTGACATCACGGCCAGCGGCGCGGTCGAGAACATCAAGGTGATTGAGGCTAATCCGAAACGCATCTTTAACCGTTCGGCCGTCAACGCGTTAAAGAAATGGAAGTATAAACCTAAAATGGAAGAGGGACGGGTCATGCCACAAACCAGGCAGCAGGTGAGACTCGACTTCAAGTTAGATCAACAGATCTGA